The Acropora muricata isolate sample 2 unplaced genomic scaffold, ASM3666990v1 scaffold_703, whole genome shotgun sequence genome has a segment encoding these proteins:
- the LOC136906181 gene encoding uncharacterized protein KIAA1958-like, whose translation MYTATKSFERFRQPKSVEDEKKSVDNAVPKSTAYKTKWSCKVFEEWKQNRLVKSCTLEPGGLFTTKDFEEGVQSLDTAITDMSGCSLNYWLSKFVQEVSNSSGERYPSRSLYSIICGLKRHLSDVNGSAALNPLEMSDRRFVTFRRVLDAEMKEATRMGVTLKTKGDEKEAVNNEEEELFWSKGLFGQSSARSLLNTVYFYNGKLFGLRASEHRSITLANIRVFDDFIKFEENVSKTFHGGICDLKYVPRSVTHICHSKGQSHERCLVELYRLYIGLCETFGKDISAFYFKPKPRTLGFYKVPVGINSLNKILPDLCSAVGIKKKTAHCLRVTCASRLFQSGVDEKLIRERTGHVSNALFKYEKASEDQAKHVSNILSADQSSYGNVKEEIKNEFPMNDKVEEKRVEKNFSIFEYVKFSDCEVNVFVNGLK comes from the exons ATGTATACCGCAACAAAGTCGTTTGAGAGATTTCGGCAGCCGAAAAGTGTGGAAGATGAGAAGAAAAGTGTTGATAACGCAGTACCGAAATCAACAGCTTACAAAACCAAATGGTCATGTAaggttttcgaggaatggaaacAGAATCGATTGGTGAAGTCCTGTACTTTGGAACCCGGCGGCCTTTTTACCACGAAAGACTTCGAAGAAGGAGTACAAAGTTTGGACACGGCCATTACAGATATGTCTGGATGCAGTCTCAACTACTGGCTGTCGAAGTTCGTTCAAGAAGTAAGCAATTCTTCTGGGGAGCGCTATCCTTCCCGTTCGTTGTACTCAATTATTTGCGGACTGAAGCGCCACCTTTCTGATGTAAATGGTAGTGCTGCATTGAATCCATTGGAGATGTCCGACCGACG GTTTGTGACATTTCGGCGTGTTTTGGATGCAGAAATGAAGGAAGCAACGCGAATGGGTgtgactttgaaaacaaaaggagaCGAGAAGGAGGCTGTAAAtaacgaagaagaagaactaTTTTGGTCGAAAGGACTATTTGGACAGTCATCAGCTAGGTCACTTCTAAACACTGTTTATTTTTATAATGGAAAGTTATTTGGGCTACGAGCTTCCGAGCATAGAAGTATCACTTTAGCAAATATAAGAGTTTTCGATGATTTTATCAAATTCGAGGAGAATGTTTCCAAAACTTTTCATGGTGGCATTTGTGATTTGAAATACGTTCCGCGTTCTGTGACACACATCTGTCACTCGAAAGGCCAGTCCCATGAGCGATGCCTTGTTGAGTTATATCGTTTATATATTGGTTTATGTGAAACATTTGGCAAAGATATCAGTGCTTTTTACTTCAAGCCTAAACCTCGAACATTAGGATTTTACAAGGTTCCGGTGGGGATAAACtcattgaataaaattttgccAGATTTGTGCAGCGCAGTTgggataaagaaaaaaacagcccATTGTCTTCGGGTTACATGTGCTTCTAGGTTATTCCAGAGTGGAGTAGACGAAAAACTCATCAGAGAACGTACTGGTCATGTATCTAATGCACTGTTCAAGTATGAAAAGGCCAGCGAAGATCAAGCTAAACATGTTTCTAACATTTTGAGCGCAGATCAAAGTAGTTATGGGAAcgttaaagaagaaattaagaacGAATTTCCAATGAATGACAAGGTTGAAGAAAAACGTGTAGAAAAGAATTTTTCTATTTTCGAATATGTCAAGTTTAGTGACTGTGAAgtaaatgtttttgtaaatggGCTCAAATAA